Proteins encoded within one genomic window of Jiangella mangrovi:
- a CDS encoding MFS transporter — MTTMTEPRTVVTPGAGRRMWAILGLVLLADALDVIDATVTNIAAPTIAGELGGGAGLITWLGPAYMLAMGVLLVLGGRLGDKFGQRRLFLIGMGGFTLASAVAGFSPDPALLIVARVAQGAFGALLIPQGMAIMTKAFSRELLAKAFGLFGPVLGLSSVGGPVLAGFIISADLFGLSWRPIFLANIVLGVVGLVLAARILPRDDGDRSTVVDGWGSGLLGVTMIGLLYGLIEGSTHGWGALAVGSITVGVAFIAVFARRQRTATHPLITPSLLKNRGFTSGMVVGLAVFAAGSGLLFVLSLFLQVGLHAGPRDAALGMVPLTLGLIVAAFAAMAGLVATLGRRLVVIGLAVDLVGCGWVLALVDHSGTSLGLWALAPAFFVIGIGTGLCFATIPAVALGDAKPDEAGSASGSLSSIQQLASAIGSAVVASIFFHAATSGLDHAMKIGLVVVLAVTALCLPVVALMPRTAPSQPQE, encoded by the coding sequence ATGACCACCATGACGGAGCCGAGGACGGTCGTGACACCCGGCGCCGGCCGCCGGATGTGGGCGATCCTGGGGCTGGTGCTGCTGGCCGACGCGCTCGACGTGATCGATGCGACGGTCACGAACATCGCGGCGCCCACCATCGCCGGCGAGCTCGGTGGCGGTGCGGGTCTGATCACCTGGCTGGGACCGGCGTACATGCTCGCCATGGGCGTGCTGCTCGTGCTCGGCGGACGGCTGGGCGACAAGTTCGGCCAGCGCAGGCTCTTCCTGATCGGCATGGGTGGGTTCACCCTGGCCTCGGCGGTCGCCGGGTTCTCGCCCGACCCGGCCCTGCTCATCGTCGCCCGGGTGGCCCAGGGAGCGTTCGGCGCGCTGCTCATCCCGCAGGGCATGGCGATCATGACGAAGGCGTTCAGCCGCGAGCTGCTCGCCAAGGCGTTCGGGCTGTTCGGCCCGGTTCTCGGTCTCTCCAGCGTCGGCGGCCCGGTCCTGGCCGGGTTCATCATCAGCGCCGACCTGTTCGGTCTGTCCTGGCGCCCGATCTTCCTCGCGAACATCGTCCTCGGCGTCGTCGGGCTGGTCCTGGCGGCCAGGATCCTGCCGCGCGACGACGGCGACCGCTCCACCGTCGTCGACGGCTGGGGCTCGGGCTTGCTGGGAGTCACCATGATCGGGCTGCTGTACGGCCTGATCGAGGGCTCGACCCACGGCTGGGGCGCCCTCGCCGTCGGCTCGATCACCGTCGGCGTCGCCTTCATCGCCGTCTTCGCCCGGCGTCAGCGCACGGCCACCCACCCACTCATCACGCCCTCGCTCCTGAAGAACCGGGGCTTCACCTCCGGAATGGTCGTGGGCCTGGCCGTCTTCGCCGCCGGCAGCGGCCTGCTCTTCGTGCTGTCGCTGTTCCTGCAGGTAGGGCTGCATGCCGGCCCGCGGGACGCAGCGCTCGGCATGGTGCCGCTCACCCTGGGGCTCATCGTCGCCGCGTTCGCCGCCATGGCCGGCCTGGTCGCCACGCTCGGCCGCAGGCTCGTGGTCATCGGCCTCGCCGTCGACCTCGTCGGGTGCGGCTGGGTGCTGGCCCTCGTCGACCACTCCGGGACGAGCCTCGGCCTCTGGGCGCTGGCCCCGGCGTTCTTCGTCATCGGCATCGGCACCGGCCTCTGCTTCGCCACGATCCCCGCCGTCGCTCTCGGCGACGCGAAACCCGACGAGGCCGGCAGCGCCAGCGGTTCGCTCAGCTCGATCCAGCAACTCGCGTCAGCCATCGGCTCGGCCGTGGTCGCCTCGATCTTCTTCCACGCCGCGACCTCCGGCTTGGACCACGCCATGAAGATCGGCCTCGTCGTCGTACTGGCCGTCACCGCCCTCTGTCTCCCGGTCGTCGCCCTGATGCCCCGGACGGCACCATCGCAACCCCAGGAGTGA
- a CDS encoding MFS transporter translates to MTTTTHGTSFWDRIGPYSGARNKLALGMFAVLLLSYVLNAMDRQLFSILAPDARDELGLTVPEIGLATTIFTLGMGLAALPTGFLLARLKRRSVVLVGLVIFSAAIVLTAFAQGLADLLVYRFVLGIGESMQLTALLAIGTTYFLNHRGIAASSLNFTFGIGAIIGPNLGAVILSAHGWKVPLVSFGLAGIPVFILIVALVRSWFTEYDAADDGGRAAVRPADVPVDPVTHAAEPGASSLLDRGPVLLAVATAFAGLAIYGYLGLYPTYLREQLGFSPEDAGFAVSLYGLGAVLSLVGGWLGDRYDFRIVLAVSLVVSAVSGYLLFTEISSLAAHAALSFVFGGAISGMVYANLSAGIIKSMKRSLASRGSGLFVTALYLPAAFAGYLLGTLSDHLGWTEAALIQLSAFSIVSAVLSLAARPKVRSGDAR, encoded by the coding sequence ATGACCACCACGACGCACGGCACGTCCTTCTGGGACCGGATCGGCCCCTACTCGGGCGCCAGGAACAAGCTCGCTCTCGGCATGTTCGCGGTCCTGCTGCTGTCCTACGTGCTCAACGCCATGGACCGGCAGCTCTTCTCGATCCTGGCGCCGGACGCACGCGACGAGCTGGGCCTGACGGTGCCCGAGATCGGGCTCGCCACCACGATCTTCACCCTGGGCATGGGGCTCGCCGCGCTGCCGACGGGGTTCCTGCTGGCACGGCTGAAGCGCCGTTCGGTCGTCCTGGTCGGCCTGGTGATCTTCTCGGCCGCGATCGTCCTGACCGCCTTCGCGCAGGGTCTGGCCGACCTCCTCGTGTACCGGTTCGTCCTCGGCATCGGCGAGTCGATGCAGCTCACGGCGCTGCTGGCCATCGGGACGACCTACTTCCTCAACCATCGCGGGATCGCGGCGTCGTCGCTGAACTTCACCTTCGGGATCGGCGCGATCATCGGACCCAACCTGGGGGCGGTGATCCTGAGCGCTCATGGATGGAAGGTGCCGCTCGTCTCGTTCGGCCTGGCCGGCATCCCGGTCTTCATCCTCATCGTCGCCCTGGTCCGCTCGTGGTTCACGGAGTACGACGCGGCGGACGACGGTGGCCGCGCGGCGGTGCGGCCCGCCGACGTCCCGGTCGATCCGGTCACCCATGCGGCCGAGCCGGGCGCATCGAGCCTGCTCGACCGAGGCCCCGTGCTGCTCGCGGTCGCCACCGCCTTCGCGGGCCTGGCGATCTACGGATACCTGGGTCTCTACCCGACCTATCTGCGCGAGCAGCTCGGGTTCAGTCCCGAGGACGCCGGCTTCGCCGTCAGCCTCTACGGCCTGGGCGCGGTGCTCTCACTCGTCGGAGGATGGCTCGGCGACCGCTACGACTTCCGGATCGTCCTCGCCGTGTCCCTGGTGGTCTCGGCGGTATCGGGCTATCTGCTGTTCACCGAGATCTCCTCGCTGGCAGCACACGCCGCGTTGTCCTTCGTCTTCGGTGGCGCGATCTCGGGCATGGTCTACGCGAACCTCTCGGCCGGGATCATCAAGTCGATGAAGCGCTCGCTGGCGAGCCGGGGCTCCGGCCTGTTCGTCACCGCGCTGTACCTCCCGGCGGCGTTCGCCGGATACCTGCTGGGAACCCTGTCCGACCACCTGGGCTGGACGGAAGCGGCGCTCATCCAGCTCAGCGCCTTCTCGATCGTTTCGGCGGTGCTCTCCCTGGCGGCCCGGCCGAAGGTCCGTTCAGGGGACGCCAGGTAA
- a CDS encoding VOC family protein — translation MDMKLELVAVPVTDVDRAKEFYVRAGFNADHDHAVSDTVRFVQLTPPGSACSIAIGQGLTGMAAGSLDNLQMVVADADAARADLLARGIEVSDVDDQPWGRFVYFSDPDGNGWALQQLPDWSAGAQTG, via the coding sequence ATGGACATGAAACTGGAGCTGGTGGCCGTGCCCGTGACCGATGTCGACCGGGCCAAGGAGTTCTACGTACGGGCGGGCTTCAACGCCGACCACGACCACGCGGTCAGCGACACGGTCCGGTTCGTCCAACTCACGCCGCCCGGATCGGCCTGTTCGATCGCGATCGGCCAGGGGCTGACCGGCATGGCGGCCGGGTCGCTGGACAACCTGCAGATGGTGGTGGCCGACGCCGACGCCGCCCGGGCCGACCTGCTGGCGCGCGGCATCGAGGTCAGCGACGTCGACGACCAGCCGTGGGGCCGGTTCGTCTACTTCTCCGACCCGGACGGCAACGGGTGGGCGCTGCAGCAGCTGCCCGACTGGTCCGCGGGGGCCCAGACCGGCTGA
- a CDS encoding carbohydrate ABC transporter permease, which yields MSRGAKRWLPYALIGAALVVELVVHVVPVLLGIWFAFTGLDRATIGDWTGAPFVGLQNFRTGLDPVGPIGAAFWATLARTALFTIIVVPVAWSIGVVVAWLMATPFRGRGLLRVLFLVPFAVPGFAAAIGWSFMFGRDHGAVNRLLVDDLGVLSDRPFWLIGDHAFWVVAIVWIWNAWPLAYLMSSAAMSAIPADVHDASVLDGASRWRQLWSISRPICRPVDAVVILVLSLGAFNEFGIPFVLFGPRPPESATLLAGLVYGNSFANAEFGVGAAMNLLVATLLVAGVLTYARTAMPRGSGRA from the coding sequence TTGAGCCGTGGTGCGAAACGGTGGCTGCCCTACGCGCTGATCGGGGCGGCGCTCGTCGTCGAGCTCGTGGTGCACGTCGTACCGGTCCTGCTCGGCATCTGGTTCGCCTTCACCGGGCTGGACCGGGCGACGATCGGCGACTGGACCGGAGCGCCCTTCGTCGGTCTGCAGAACTTCCGCACCGGACTGGACCCGGTGGGCCCGATCGGTGCCGCTTTCTGGGCGACGCTGGCCCGGACGGCGTTGTTCACGATCATCGTGGTGCCTGTCGCATGGTCGATCGGTGTGGTGGTCGCGTGGCTCATGGCGACGCCGTTCCGCGGCCGAGGCCTCCTGCGGGTGCTCTTCCTGGTGCCGTTCGCGGTGCCGGGATTCGCGGCGGCCATCGGGTGGTCGTTCATGTTCGGCCGGGACCACGGCGCCGTCAACCGGTTGCTCGTCGACGATCTGGGGGTTCTGTCCGACCGGCCGTTCTGGTTGATCGGTGACCACGCCTTCTGGGTGGTGGCGATCGTCTGGATCTGGAACGCCTGGCCGCTCGCCTACCTCATGTCGTCCGCGGCGATGTCGGCGATCCCGGCCGACGTCCACGACGCGAGCGTGCTCGACGGTGCCTCGCGCTGGCGGCAACTCTGGAGCATCAGCCGGCCGATCTGCCGGCCGGTCGACGCCGTCGTGATCCTCGTCCTGTCGCTGGGGGCGTTCAACGAGTTCGGGATCCCGTTCGTGCTCTTCGGCCCTCGTCCGCCGGAGTCGGCGACGCTCCTCGCGGGGCTCGTCTACGGCAACTCCTTCGCCAACGCCGAGTTCGGGGTCGGTGCTGCGATGAATCTGCTGGTCGCCACCTTGTTGGTGGCCGGCGTCCTCACCTATGCGCGCACCGCGATGCCCCGCGGGAGTGGCCGTGCGTGA
- a CDS encoding dihydroorotase, translating to MTYETSVVGGTLINSQGRARLNVGITGGVIGYVGPEVPESRTTIDADGLVVLPGGVDSHVHLMDPSSTDREDFPTGTAAAARAGVTTIIEHTHAGPVRTVKDLTEKREYLDGRSNVDYALAAHAWPGYGEHVDPLWRAGIAFFKVFTCTTHGVPGHTPADLSRHLSATSDAGAPSLIHCEDESLTEDAQSVLRGEGREDFGILPEWRNRSAEIIATAVAATLVRRSRAAATIAHVSHPEVLDYIAAERERGADLAAEACPQYFLLREDEVHDHGALRKFTPPARARHRHDEDRMWELLRDGALTHVSSDHAPSTLQQKGCGSIWDVHFGLPGIDTTFPALIDAVARQQLAWEDVARVYAEMPARRYGLWPRKGAIRVGFDADLALVDPAGTWRLGNEDVVSKAGWSPYAGRTFTGRVVRTVLRGQTVAESGTAHDRRGGAWLPGAGAKGA from the coding sequence GTGACCTACGAGACGAGCGTCGTTGGCGGCACACTGATCAACTCCCAGGGCCGGGCCAGGCTCAACGTCGGCATCACCGGCGGCGTGATCGGATACGTCGGGCCCGAGGTACCGGAGAGCCGGACCACGATCGACGCGGATGGACTGGTCGTCCTGCCCGGCGGGGTGGACAGCCACGTGCATCTCATGGATCCGTCGTCCACCGATCGCGAGGACTTCCCGACCGGCACGGCCGCGGCGGCCCGGGCGGGCGTGACGACGATCATCGAGCACACGCACGCCGGGCCGGTCCGGACGGTGAAGGACCTGACGGAGAAACGCGAGTACCTCGACGGCCGCTCCAACGTCGACTACGCACTGGCGGCCCATGCCTGGCCGGGCTACGGCGAGCACGTCGACCCCCTATGGCGCGCCGGCATCGCGTTCTTCAAGGTGTTCACCTGCACCACGCACGGCGTTCCGGGCCACACCCCCGCCGACCTGAGCCGGCACCTGAGCGCGACGTCGGACGCCGGCGCACCGAGCCTCATCCACTGCGAGGACGAGTCACTGACCGAGGACGCGCAGTCCGTGCTCCGGGGCGAGGGCCGCGAGGACTTCGGGATCCTCCCGGAGTGGCGCAACCGGAGCGCGGAGATCATCGCCACGGCGGTGGCGGCGACCCTGGTGCGGCGCAGCCGGGCGGCGGCGACCATCGCGCACGTCAGTCATCCGGAGGTGCTCGACTACATCGCGGCCGAACGGGAGCGCGGCGCCGACCTGGCGGCGGAGGCATGTCCTCAGTACTTCCTGCTGCGTGAGGACGAGGTGCACGACCACGGGGCGCTGCGCAAGTTCACCCCGCCGGCCCGGGCCCGTCATCGTCACGACGAGGACCGGATGTGGGAGCTCCTCCGCGACGGCGCCCTGACCCACGTGTCGTCCGACCACGCCCCGTCGACGCTGCAGCAGAAGGGCTGCGGCAGCATCTGGGACGTCCACTTCGGGCTTCCCGGCATCGACACCACGTTCCCCGCGTTGATCGACGCCGTCGCGCGCCAGCAACTCGCGTGGGAGGACGTCGCGCGCGTCTACGCGGAGATGCCCGCGCGCCGCTACGGCCTGTGGCCGCGCAAGGGCGCGATCCGGGTGGGCTTCGACGCCGACCTGGCCCTGGTCGACCCGGCCGGCACATGGCGCCTCGGCAACGAGGACGTGGTCTCCAAAGCAGGTTGGTCCCCTTACGCGGGCCGAACCTTCACCGGACGGGTCGTTCGCACCGTCCTTCGCGGTCAGACCGTTGCAGAGTCCGGTACCGCCCACGACCGGCGCGGCGGCGCGTGGCTGCCCGGCGCCGGCGCGAAGGGAGCGTAG
- a CDS encoding LVIVD repeat-containing protein: MTDQQSRDDATQSQRLSRRNLIRGGGAVAVGAGLAGLPSAAHAGESAAEGAAAATEPGVPVPGWDRVGIIEGTGGGTVPYRAPAGLLDFLDPNEYLHNMEIVSFVPGIQISGGEPLMTMWAEGSRRLIAGGSGFLDVTDPKNPVAVGQGRIPGQKIVVYSDEIDKWLVVTSHQRALTAPNPQYPRGKYHPEYAQTAWDDNGFKGIRVYDASDPENVTLLSEFSTGASGSGTHHNFYDGGRYAYLDCGFDDTLRMESSERVLSNGVMIVDMSDPTKVEEVSRWWVPGQRFDEEEEYNKYPFAGDQTSWTGNHGAMTVPKRVEDGGKVGYGGWGRFGMYVHDLSDIRNPKVYGKFEHPLENAGGIPYHTIYPTVVPPGANPRLRNKVIGVYEGLEPDGREPWHTSYVLDVKNPRNPKLDGIFPRPLPPRDAPYDDFSQSRGRFSAHNCQGWVAPGPMRPEIVALTYFSAGLRLYDISDTTDPKEVAYFVPARIGEDLNDYTTWRRGTSETVFIEWDRNLIWLGTRHGTYCLSSRALGTPVLKPQRVREWSVPHVNRPTL; the protein is encoded by the coding sequence ATGACCGACCAGCAATCCAGAGACGACGCCACGCAGAGCCAGCGACTGAGCCGGCGGAACTTGATCAGGGGCGGTGGTGCCGTCGCGGTGGGCGCCGGCCTCGCCGGGCTTCCCTCCGCCGCTCACGCCGGCGAGTCCGCAGCCGAGGGCGCGGCGGCTGCGACCGAGCCGGGCGTTCCGGTCCCCGGGTGGGATCGGGTGGGCATCATCGAGGGGACCGGAGGTGGCACGGTTCCCTACCGGGCCCCCGCCGGACTGCTCGACTTCCTGGACCCGAACGAGTACCTCCACAACATGGAGATCGTCTCGTTCGTCCCCGGCATCCAGATCAGCGGGGGCGAGCCGCTGATGACCATGTGGGCCGAGGGTTCACGGCGGCTCATCGCGGGCGGCAGCGGCTTCCTGGACGTCACCGACCCCAAGAATCCGGTCGCCGTCGGCCAGGGCCGGATCCCGGGCCAGAAGATCGTGGTCTACTCCGACGAGATCGACAAGTGGCTCGTGGTCACCAGCCACCAGCGGGCCCTGACGGCGCCGAACCCGCAGTACCCCCGCGGCAAGTACCACCCGGAGTACGCGCAGACGGCGTGGGACGACAACGGCTTCAAGGGCATTCGCGTCTACGACGCGTCGGACCCCGAGAACGTCACGCTGCTCTCCGAGTTCAGCACGGGGGCGAGCGGGAGCGGCACCCACCACAACTTCTACGACGGCGGCAGGTACGCCTATCTCGACTGTGGCTTCGACGACACCCTCCGCATGGAGAGCAGCGAGCGGGTCCTCAGCAACGGCGTCATGATCGTCGACATGTCCGACCCCACGAAGGTCGAGGAGGTGTCGCGCTGGTGGGTCCCCGGCCAGCGATTCGATGAGGAGGAGGAGTACAACAAGTACCCCTTCGCCGGCGACCAGACCTCGTGGACGGGCAACCACGGCGCCATGACGGTTCCCAAGAGGGTCGAGGACGGCGGCAAGGTCGGCTACGGCGGCTGGGGACGGTTCGGGATGTACGTCCACGACCTGTCGGACATCAGGAACCCGAAGGTCTACGGCAAGTTCGAGCACCCGCTCGAGAACGCGGGCGGCATTCCCTACCACACCATCTATCCGACGGTCGTCCCGCCGGGGGCCAACCCGCGCCTGCGGAACAAGGTCATCGGCGTCTACGAGGGCCTCGAGCCGGACGGCCGCGAGCCCTGGCACACGAGCTACGTGCTGGACGTCAAGAACCCCAGGAACCCCAAGCTCGACGGCATCTTCCCCCGTCCGCTGCCGCCTCGCGACGCGCCCTATGACGACTTCAGCCAGTCCCGCGGCCGGTTCAGCGCGCACAACTGCCAGGGGTGGGTCGCGCCGGGGCCGATGCGGCCGGAGATCGTCGCCCTGACCTACTTCTCCGCCGGGCTCCGCCTCTACGACATCAGCGACACCACCGATCCGAAGGAGGTCGCGTACTTCGTTCCCGCCCGGATCGGCGAGGACCTCAACGACTACACGACCTGGCGGCGGGGCACCTCGGAGACCGTGTTCATCGAGTGGGACCGCAACCTCATCTGGCTGGGCACGCGGCACGGCACGTACTGCCTGTCGTCGCGGGCGCTCGGCACACCGGTCCTGAAGCCGCAGCGGGTCCGCGAGTGGTCGGTGCCGCACGTGAACCGGCCCACGCTCTGA
- a CDS encoding asparaginase: MGALGGTITMEAVAGRGGVVPTLSAESLVASIPELALVARISTTTLSKLPGASLSAQDVLAAVDWAMAEVDGGAAGVVVAQGTDTLEETAYLADLYWNRPEPLVFTGAMRPPGQPSADGPANLVAACRVAACEPGRDAGVLVVLNDEIHRARAVRKDHSTALGAFSSPVAGPAGSLIEGRVTLHRQPVARARLERPTSDPYVPILETHIGDDGATLRAVRKAGARGVTIAAFGVGHVSASMAAEIEKTARDIPVVVGSRTRAGGTLRHTYGFEGSEMDLTKRGAILSGTLDHRKSRILLWALLASGMSTPEVRASFDDIAASGPLPCGTNHGDGG, from the coding sequence GTGGGGGCACTCGGGGGCACCATCACGATGGAGGCGGTCGCCGGACGCGGCGGCGTCGTCCCCACGCTCAGCGCGGAGTCGCTGGTGGCGAGCATTCCTGAGCTCGCCCTCGTCGCCCGGATCTCGACGACGACGTTGTCGAAGCTTCCGGGCGCCTCCCTCTCAGCACAGGACGTGCTCGCAGCGGTCGACTGGGCCATGGCCGAGGTCGACGGCGGTGCCGCCGGCGTCGTCGTCGCTCAGGGCACCGACACGCTGGAGGAGACCGCCTACCTGGCCGACCTGTACTGGAACCGGCCCGAGCCGCTGGTCTTCACCGGCGCCATGCGCCCACCCGGGCAGCCGTCGGCCGACGGCCCCGCGAACCTGGTCGCCGCATGCCGGGTGGCGGCCTGCGAGCCGGGTCGCGACGCTGGCGTCCTCGTGGTCCTCAACGACGAGATCCACCGGGCTCGCGCCGTCCGGAAGGATCACAGCACCGCCCTGGGCGCCTTCTCGTCCCCGGTCGCCGGACCGGCCGGATCACTCATCGAGGGACGGGTGACCCTCCACCGGCAGCCGGTCGCCCGGGCGAGGCTGGAACGGCCCACCTCGGATCCGTACGTGCCGATTCTCGAGACCCACATCGGCGACGACGGCGCGACGTTGCGGGCGGTGCGCAAGGCCGGAGCCCGCGGTGTGACGATCGCGGCGTTCGGCGTGGGCCATGTCTCGGCGTCCATGGCGGCGGAGATCGAGAAGACGGCCCGTGACATTCCGGTCGTCGTGGGCTCGCGGACGCGGGCCGGCGGTACGCTTCGTCACACTTACGGATTCGAAGGCTCGGAGATGGACCTGACCAAGCGGGGAGCGATACTCAGCGGGACGCTGGACCACCGGAAGTCCCGGATCCTGCTGTGGGCGCTCCTGGCAAGCGGAATGTCGACGCCCGAGGTCAGAGCCTCCTTCGACGACATCGCCGCGTCCGGTCCACTCCCCTGCGGCACGAACCACGGGGATGGTGGATGA
- a CDS encoding SRPBCC family protein has translation MSDTEHQDDSGGFTVRRRFHATAARLYAAFVEPSKLEQWFVVPGYRTPADRMRVDARPGGRMEAVMISDADRSEIPFGFGYAEADPPRRVALRFESPSELVTVTFDDAPDGTAELTYEFVGWPGPADVDASRRGVEGMLDLIDAGVERGTI, from the coding sequence ATGAGCGACACAGAGCACCAGGACGACAGCGGCGGCTTCACCGTCCGCCGCCGGTTCCACGCCACCGCCGCCCGGCTCTACGCGGCGTTCGTCGAGCCGAGCAAGCTCGAGCAGTGGTTCGTCGTGCCCGGCTACCGCACCCCCGCCGACCGGATGCGGGTCGACGCCCGGCCGGGCGGGCGGATGGAGGCCGTCATGATCTCCGACGCGGACCGGAGCGAGATCCCCTTCGGGTTCGGGTACGCCGAGGCCGACCCGCCGCGCCGCGTCGCCCTGCGGTTCGAGTCGCCGAGCGAGCTCGTGACGGTCACCTTCGACGACGCCCCGGACGGGACGGCCGAGCTCACCTACGAGTTCGTCGGCTGGCCCGGCCCGGCCGACGTCGACGCCTCGCGCCGCGGGGTCGAGGGCATGCTCGACCTCATCGACGCGGGCGTCGAGCGAGGCACCATCTAG
- a CDS encoding extracellular solute-binding protein encodes MGASEDGGIMVRRTLALLAALTGSAIITAGCGADDPTTTSTTLTYWVAPMTSSLEQDEAVLEPFLEEFTRSTGIEVDVEVVPWSSLWDRIMTAVSSGRGPDVVTIGKAWTASLQATGALLPFTDEVMDEIGGADKFVPATLESVGVPGEPPAAVPLYTTAYALFYNTTLFEAAGIATAPDTWQEFVDDAKRLTVDTDGDGEPDQWGVTIVGGSGITAAHQAFILGRQQGGSLFDDDGDPQFDSDAQVAAVQRYVDLMATEHVVAPGNAEYTSAVEAIDQLVSGGAAMFFGQSVHESVLADIGFEDYAVAPLPVLDPLPAGGRDVRSFVGGSNIAVFADTGHRDAALSLVEFLTRPGVQADWTAQIDTLPVVTAAYDEGDDLAEATRVFASVLRDHAEAMPQVPDHAQMETLVGGAITDLIAQAATGPVTEDDVRAALAEADAQLTASR; translated from the coding sequence GTGGGCGCTTCGGAAGACGGGGGAATCATGGTGCGCCGCACGCTTGCGTTACTTGCCGCGCTCACGGGGTCGGCGATCATCACGGCTGGTTGCGGGGCGGACGACCCGACGACCACCTCGACGACGTTGACCTACTGGGTCGCGCCGATGACGAGCTCGCTGGAGCAGGACGAGGCCGTCCTCGAGCCGTTCCTGGAGGAGTTCACCCGCTCGACCGGCATCGAGGTCGACGTCGAGGTGGTGCCGTGGAGCAGCCTGTGGGACCGGATCATGACCGCCGTCAGCAGTGGCCGAGGCCCCGACGTCGTCACCATCGGCAAGGCGTGGACCGCGTCGTTGCAAGCCACCGGTGCGCTGCTGCCGTTCACCGACGAGGTGATGGACGAGATCGGGGGAGCGGACAAGTTCGTGCCGGCGACGCTCGAGTCCGTCGGTGTGCCCGGCGAGCCGCCCGCTGCCGTTCCGCTGTACACCACCGCCTACGCGTTGTTCTACAACACGACGCTCTTCGAGGCAGCCGGCATCGCGACCGCCCCGGACACCTGGCAGGAGTTCGTCGACGACGCGAAGCGGCTCACCGTCGACACGGATGGTGACGGCGAACCCGACCAATGGGGCGTGACGATCGTCGGTGGCAGTGGCATCACGGCCGCACACCAGGCGTTCATCCTCGGCCGCCAGCAGGGAGGCTCCCTGTTCGACGACGACGGCGATCCTCAGTTCGACAGCGATGCACAGGTGGCCGCGGTCCAGCGCTACGTCGATCTGATGGCCACCGAGCATGTGGTCGCGCCCGGCAACGCCGAGTACACGTCGGCCGTCGAGGCCATCGACCAACTCGTCTCCGGCGGGGCGGCCATGTTCTTCGGACAGTCGGTGCACGAGAGCGTTCTCGCCGACATTGGCTTCGAGGACTACGCGGTCGCGCCGCTGCCTGTCCTGGATCCGCTGCCGGCGGGCGGCCGCGACGTCCGGAGCTTCGTGGGTGGCAGCAACATCGCGGTGTTCGCCGACACCGGCCACCGGGATGCTGCCCTCTCCCTGGTGGAGTTCCTCACCAGGCCCGGCGTTCAGGCGGACTGGACCGCGCAGATCGACACGCTCCCGGTGGTGACCGCGGCCTACGACGAGGGCGACGACCTGGCCGAGGCCACCCGCGTCTTCGCCTCCGTCCTGCGGGACCATGCCGAGGCGATGCCGCAGGTGCCCGACCACGCCCAGATGGAGACCCTGGTGGGTGGGGCCATCACCGACCTCATCGCCCAGGCCGCCACCGGCCCGGTGACCGAGGACGACGTACGGGCGGCTCTCGCCGAGGCGGACGCCCAGCTGACGGCGTCTCGTTGA
- a CDS encoding carbohydrate ABC transporter permease, producing the protein MRAPRCPAGVAVREGAGFRWFRRVALTVVALFTAAPLWVIVSSSIVPPADVRGPFHWIPRSVTLAPYLDTWATTGLGRSLVNSVVVAAAATAASVVVAVFAAYAIARFDFAGRRAFGLLVLSTQVMPAMVVFLPLFVVYAAFDRWWGIGLIGSHGGLILTYLAFSLPVCIWVLTGVFADVRRDLEDAAAMDGLGRVGTLLRVVLPIARPALAAVAVLSFALAWGEVMMASVLTTQDTRTVAVGLQSYLSAPSVQWNQLMAACVISSIPAVAGFVAIRRYLMRGWTHPL; encoded by the coding sequence ATGCGCGCACCGCGATGCCCCGCGGGAGTGGCCGTGCGTGAGGGGGCGGGGTTCCGGTGGTTCCGCAGGGTCGCGTTGACGGTGGTCGCGCTGTTCACGGCCGCTCCGCTCTGGGTGATCGTGTCGTCGTCGATCGTGCCGCCGGCCGACGTGCGCGGACCGTTCCACTGGATCCCGAGGAGCGTCACCCTCGCGCCGTACCTCGACACCTGGGCGACCACCGGACTCGGCCGCTCTCTGGTGAACAGTGTGGTCGTCGCGGCCGCGGCGACCGCTGCGTCCGTCGTCGTCGCCGTGTTCGCCGCGTATGCCATCGCGAGGTTCGACTTCGCCGGCCGGCGCGCCTTCGGCCTCCTCGTGCTGAGCACCCAGGTGATGCCAGCGATGGTCGTGTTCCTGCCGCTGTTCGTCGTCTACGCGGCCTTCGACCGGTGGTGGGGCATCGGCCTGATCGGGTCGCACGGCGGCCTGATCCTGACCTACCTCGCTTTCTCCCTGCCGGTCTGCATCTGGGTGCTGACCGGTGTGTTCGCCGACGTCCGCCGCGACCTCGAGGACGCCGCGGCCATGGACGGACTGGGCCGGGTCGGGACCCTCCTGCGGGTGGTGCTGCCGATCGCGCGGCCGGCGCTGGCGGCGGTCGCGGTGCTGTCGTTCGCGCTGGCCTGGGGCGAGGTGATGATGGCGTCCGTCCTGACCACCCAGGACACCAGGACGGTGGCCGTGGGGCTGCAGTCCTATCTGTCGGCCCCGTCGGTCCAGTGGAACCAGCTGATGGCGGCCTGCGTCATCAGCTCGATCCCCGCGGTGGCCGGCTTCGTGGCCATCAGACGGTATCTGATGCGTGGGTGGACGCACCCGCTGTAG